DNA sequence from the Pogoniulus pusillus isolate bPogPus1 chromosome 7, bPogPus1.pri, whole genome shotgun sequence genome:
GGGTAGGGATGACTGCATGATGACTTGGGATGACCCTAAGGGTGGGGTTGGTGTGTTTGGTGGTGTCTGGCTTTTTGGAGAGCTTGCTGCACAGAGGTTGTAGGAGCAGGAtgagggcaggaggtgctgcaggctggtggCATCAGGGTCATGccagccacagctctgtggTGCCCATCTCCAGGGTCTGCAAGGACAGGCTATGGTGAGGCTCCTTTCTCCAGTCTGCAGGAGGGTCACCAGGCCCACTGAGGGACAGTGAGACAGCAGCCCCCCTCTGCCCTTCCTCCAGATGAgaagacctcagggaactgctccCTCTGCCATGAGACGGGACAGCTGGGCCAGGAGATCACCAagctgcagggtgagctggaggAGATCCAGAAGATGCTTTTGGTCCAAGAAATCCTGCTCGATCGGACCTCCCAGACCCACAGCCagctctcctccaccagcaacAAGATCACCAGAGAGGTGGACAGTTGCTCCTCCTCCATCCGGCAGGTCAACGAAAGCTTGGGCCAGTTCTTGGCCCAGGTCGGGGGCTGGCAGGTGGTCACCTCCCAGCTGGACAACTCCCTCAAGGGCTTGGCCCAGGAGCGCTACGACGTGCGAGCGGCCGTGCAGCAGATGAACTTCACCCTGGGGCAAACCTCCGACTGGATCCAGGTCATCCAGAGGAAGGCGGAGGAGGAGACGCTGACGCTGCAGAAGTTGGTGACCGAGTGGCAGAACTACACCCGCCTCTTCGGCGGGCTGAGGGCCACCTCCGCCAAGACCGGCGAGCTGCTGAAGAGCATCCAAGGCAGCGCGGGCGCGGCGGCCCGGCAGGTCAGCCAGAACTCGGAGAGCATGCACGACCTGGTGCTGCAGGTgatggggctgcagctgcagctggacaacGTCTCCTCCTTTCTGGACGACCACGAGGAGAACGTGAACGACCTGCGCTACCACCGCGGCTACGCGGAGAACCGCACGGCCGAGCGCTTCCAGAGCCTGGAGGGCCGCATGAGCTCGCACGAGGTGGAGATCGGCACCATCTTCGCCAACATCAACGCCACCGACAGCCACGTCCACAGCATGCTGCGCTACCTGGACGACGTGCGGCTCTCCTGCACCCTGGGCTTCCACGCGCACGCCGAGGAGCTCTACTACTTGAACAAGTCCCTCAGCTTGGTGCAGGGCACCACCGACCTGCTGCGGGAGAGTTACAGCCTGCTCAGCGCCCGGCTGGACTTCGACGTCCGGAACCTTTCCATGGTCATGGAGGAGATGAAGGTGGTGGATGTCCAGCACGGGAAGATGCTGAAGAACATCACCGTCTTACGAGGTGAGGTGAAGCCTGGTGGGCACAGCTTAAGTCTTGCTTGGGCATGGCTTGGGGCCAGGCACGTCAGGAAGGCAGTCTGGGGGCTGCTTAATTCCATGccctagtaggaggtgtccttgcctatggtggggaattggagctggatgatccttgaggtcccttcaacctggaccattctattctatgagtctatggttaGATCTGGTAAGACCATTCTATGGTCTTGTGAGGTGAGCCTGGTGGGCACAGCTTAAGTCTTGCCTGGGGATGGGTTGGGGCCAGGCACGTTGGGAAGGCAGTCTGGGGGCTGCTTAATTCCATGccctagcaggaggtgtccttgcctatggtggggagttggagctggatgatccttgaggtcccttccaacctggaccattctgtgattctattctatgattctatggttagaTCTGGTAAGACCATTCTATGGTCTTATGAGGTGAGGTGAAGCCTGGTGGGCACAGCTTAAGTCTTGCCTGGGCATGGCTTGGGGCCAGGCATGTCAGGAAGGCAGTCTGGGGGCTGCTTAATTCCATGccctagtaggaggtgtccttggctatggtggggagttggagctggatgatccttgaggtcccttccaacctggaccattctatgattgtattctatgattctatggttagaCCTGGTAAGACCATTCTATGGTCTTATGAGATGAGCCTGGTGGGCACAGCTTAAGTCTTGCCTGGGCAAGGGTTTGGGCCAGGCACATCGGGAAGGCAGTCTGGGGGATGCTTAATTCCATGccctagtaggaggtgtccttgcctatagtgggggagttggagctggatgatccttgaggtcccttccaacctggaccattctattctatgattctatggttagaCCTGGTAAGACCATTCTATGGTCTTATGAGGTGAGCCTGGTGGGCACAGCTTAAGTCTTGCCTGGTGATGGGTTGGGGCCAGGCACGTTGGGAAGGCAGTCTGGGGGCTGTTTAATTCCATGCTCTAGTAGGGGGTGTCCTTGGCTACGGtgggggtttggagctggatgatccttgaggtcacttcaacctggaccattctattttatgattctatggttagaCCTGGTAAGACCATTCTATGGTCTTATGAGGTGAGGTGAAGCCTGGTGGGCACAGCTGAAGTCTTGCCTGGTGATGGGTTGGGGCCAGGTACGTCGGGAAGGCAGTCTGGGGGATGCTTAATTCCATGccctagtaggaggtgtccttgcccatggtggggagttggagctggatgatccttgaggtcccttcaacctggaccattctatgattcgattctatgattctatggttagaCCTGGTAAGACCATTCTATGGTCTTATGAGGTGAGGTGAGCCTGGTGGGCACAGCTTAAGTCTTGCCTGGGCATGGGTTAGGGCCAGGCACGTCGGGAAGGCAGTCTGGGGGTTGTTTAATTCCATACTCTAGTAGGGGGTGTCCTTGGCTACagcggggggttggagctggatgatccttgaggtcctggaccattctatgactctattctatgattctatggttagaTCTGGGCTTCTTGGGTGTGTCCTGCACTGTGAAGGAACCCAAACCATGAGTGCTGAGGCCAGCATGGTGTTGGCatgcacaggaaggcatccatcTGTCCATGGATGTAGAGGTGCCCTGGGGATGGAGCTGCATGGACTCAGCATGAAGAGCTATCCCTGTGTGTGGGGACAGGCCCATTGGCAAGGTGACCCTTGTCCTTTGTTTGTCACTGATGCTAATGGCCCCTCTTGCTGGTCCTAGCAGAAGAGGGTATGGCTGACCCTTAACTAGAGGCCACAAAGCTTCTCCTCGTGGCTTTAGTGGCTTGAGGACATCTCCAtccaccctgggcagcaccGAGGCTGTTCCAGCTCCACAGAGCTTCCCATGGACCACAAAGTGTGGAGCCTCTTGGTAACCACATTTGCTTGGGCTCAGCTGATCCTTCTCTCAGCAaggtctgcagggctgggatgtctccctctctcctcgTTGTGGTGCCCTGACCCTGACATGGTCTCTGCATTCCATtgaccccctcctctctcccctagGTGTTCCAGGTCTCCCAGGCCCCCGTGGCATCAAGGGCGATGTGGGCATCAAAGGCCCTCCAGGACTCGAAGGAGAGAAGGGCGacatgggcagcctgggctcacCAGGACCCCAGGGACCACCTGGCCCCCCAGGATACCCTGGTCCCCAGGGTGAGAGGGGGCCCCTGGGCTTGAAAGGCTTCCCTGGTCTCAAGGGTGCCAAGGGCAGCTATGGGCAATCTGGCTCCCAGGGACAGGCAGGACCCAAGGGAGACTCTGGTGCTCCAGGGCCAGCAGGAGGACCTGGGCCATTGGGACCCCCTGGCCCACAGGGCGAGCCAGGACTCCCTGGGAGCCCGggggctgcaggccaggctggccccATGGGGCCCAAGGGAGACCCTGGTTTACGAGGCCCCCCAGGGCTACCAGGTCCCCCTGGCCCCCCAGGACAGTAACCCAGACTGCTGCCAGGCTATCAGGGCAGTGGGTTCAAACTGGGGTCCCCACTGCTACTCCTCCAGACCCCTCCACTGCATCCCCTGCAGGGGTGTGAGGCTGAGCCTTGCAggaggggggggcagagggGTTCCCTTGTGTGTGTTTTGCCCCCGCCCTAGTGCAAGGGTTTGGGGCTGGTCCCCAGCTCTCAGGgatgctgccagctccagggTGGGGAGTCCCTGTGGGATGGGGTGCAGCTGGTTTGTGCCCTTGCCCCCCCCTCTGGCCCCACTTCGTGTCTGTCCCCCCCAACCCTGCACTGTCCCCCACCATGTACTCTTGGCACAATAAAGCTCTGTGGGAACAGGCAGCTCCTGaacttggggatgctggggtGGCAGCACAGGGGTGCACCAGAGGAGGAGCCACAGCCAGTGGTGGGGTGCACacttgcagatggcaccaagctgagtggtgtggttggCATGCCTGAGGGACAGGATCCATCCAGgtggacctggacaagctggagaagtgggacCATGTGAAGCTCCTGAGGTTCAAGAAGGCCCAGTGCAGGGTCCTGTACCTGGATTGGGGCAACCCCCAGtgtcagagcaggctgagggttgAAGGGatagagagcagtcctgtggagagggacttgggggtgctggtgggtgcaaagctggacaggagctggcaatgtgtgctcacagcacagaagccaactgcatcctgggctgcattcaaaGCAGGGTggtcagcaggtcgagggaggggattctgcccctctgctgtggtgcatccagttttggggtcctcagcacaggagagatcTGCCCCTATTGGAGCAGGGTCAGAGGAAGAGGCCACAATGATGATATGATCTcactgctggctacaactccctgaagggaggctgtagccaggtggggttggtctcttctgccaggcaagcagcaagagaagaaggggacagagtgtcaagtagtgccaggggaggtctaggttggatgttgttaggaagttgttgtcagagagagtgattggcattggaatgggctgcccagggaggtggtggagtctctgtgcctggaggtgttgaagccaagcctggctgaggcacttagtgccatggtctggttgtttggccagggctgggtgctaggttggagtggctgagcttggagtctcttccagcctggttgattctgtgaaagccctctgctgtgaggacaggctaagagaggtgggattgttcagcctggagaagagaaagctccagggagacctgatTGCACTCCTTTGGTACTGAAGTGGACCccagaagaaagctggagagggacttttggtGAGGGTATGGAATGATGGGGCGAAGAGTGACAGCTTTAAAGAGGGGAAGTTGAGATTAGATGCAAGGGAGAATTTCTTCACTATGAAGGTAGTGAGATACTGGcccaggctgaccagagaggtggtaaatgCCCACCCCTGGCAAccatccaggccaggttggatggggctgtgagcaatcAGCTCTATTTGAAAGTGGCCCTGCTGgatgcagaggagttggacttgatggctttgaaaggtcccttcctaccccagTACTCTCTCAGACAGGCCAACAGGGTTAAAAGGATGGTGCCACCTCCTCCATGAGCCAAAGCTGCTGTGACCAAGGTCTGCCATGCTGGGACCTCACCAGAGCATcccctgcagggggggttggtctcttctgccaggcaagcagcaagagaagaaggggacagagtctcaagttgtgccaggggaggtctaggctgggtggtaggaggaagttgttgccagagagagtgactgtgGTGTCAAGACCACggtggctgtgggcacagcagccagccccactATCTCCATCCTCTCCGTCTGGAGAGTGCCCCAGCTCCGGGAGACCTGTGCCCTGCCCCGGGCTGGGGATCCACCCAGCCTGGTGGTTTATTGCTGTTGGCAAAGCAGTTTCCTGTTTTCATCCCCAAAGCAGCCCCGGGGCTGGTTGTTAACATGATCCACCACggcctcagccctgcctggaggctgcaggggcagcGCTGAGGGTGGGGGCCTCTGAGAAGGGGGTGTTGGGAGGAACCGAGACCTGGCAACTCATTACACAGatgaggcacaggctgcccagacagggcTGGCTTCATCCTGCTGTGGTATGGGGTGGGGTGGGCAGGAGAAAGCCCTGAGCCCCACTGGGGGGACTCCTGGGAGGGTACCTCAGTCCTGAGGTGGTGGCAAGAGACAGGATGCAAACGTTGCTGGGATGTGAGACGTGggcaccctgccagcctgtgtgGTGCCAGAATGGAGGACATGGGCACCCTGAAACCTGCCTGGTGCCAGAGCAGGCAAGGTGGGCACCCTGAAATCTGCCTGACGCCAGAGCAGAGAAGGTGggcaccctgtgagcctgcctGATGCCAGGGCAGAGAAGGTTGGCACCCTGAAACCTGCCTGatgccagggcagggaaggTTGGCACCCTGAAACCTGCCTGatgccagagcagggaaggtGGGCACCCTGAAACCTGCCTGatgccagggcagggaaggTTGGCACCCTGAAACCTGCCTGATGCCAGGGCAGAGAAGGTGGGCACCCTGCAAACCTGCCTGATACCAGAGCAGGGAAGGTGGgtaccctgtgagcctgtctgatgccagagcagggaaggtaggcaccctgtgagcctgtctgGTGCCAGAATGGAGGACATGGGCACCCTGAAACCTGCCTGatgccagagcagggaaggtgggcaccctgccagcctgtCTGGTGCCAGAATGGAGGACATGGGCACCCTGAAACCTGCCTGatgccagagcagggaaggtGAGCATCCTGCGGGCCTGTCTGGTGCCAGAATGGAGGACATGGGCACCCTGAAACCTGCCTGGTGCCAGAGCAGGGAAGTTTGGCACCCTGAAACCTGCCTGATACCAGAGCAGAGAAGGTGggcaccctgtgagcctgcctGATGCCAGGGCAGGAAAGGTGGgcacccttccagcctgtctggtGCCAGAATGGAGGACATGGGCACCCTGAAACCTGCCTGatgccagggcagggaaggTTGGCACCCTGAAATCTGCCTGACGCCAGGGCAGAGAAGGTTGGCACCCTGCAAACCTGCCTGATACCAGAGCAGGGAAGGTGggcaccctgtgagcctgtctgatgccagagcagggaaggtaggcaccctgccagcctgtCTGGTGCCAGAATGGAGGACATGGGCACCCTGCAAACATGTCTGatgccagagcagggaaggtGGGCATCCTGTGGGCCTGTCTGGTGCCAGAATGGAGGACATGGGCACCCTGAAACCTGActgatgccagagcaggaagatGGGCACCCTGCAAACCTGTCTGATGCCAGAGCAGAGAAGGTGGGCATCCTGTGGGCCTGTCTGGTGCCAGAATGGAGAACATGGGCACCCTGCAAACCTGCCTGatgccagagcagggaaggtTGGCACCCTGCAAGTCTGCCTGGTGCTGGAGTGGGAAAATCACACCTTGCAAACCTACCTGGGTCATGAGCACCCTGCAAAGGAGAGCAGCCACGGGTGTTGCCCAGGGTGTGTGTGCCACAAGCGGGTGCTGCCTCTGGCCCACCaacctgcagcacccagcagataccctgcctcagtttcccccagGTAGGAGCCAGCcacactccaaccccctgcccttgACCCCCTCAGCCCTTCCCAAAGCCCTGTGTCTGCAGAAAGCTGGTGCCCACCTGGCCGGGAAGCacatcagagcagcagcagctgtgccagtgtttgcagctgggcagctgcctcctccctggggcctGCCAAAAATGTGCAAGGGTAGGacttctgctgccctgccccttcCACAGCTGAACTTTCCGAGGGGTGGTGAGTCTGGGCTGGATTTCAGAGCTGCGAGGAGGATTAACAAACAAacgaggagcagaggagggggaagggttgGGTGGCTAAGTGCTGACCTCGCCTTCCAGGGGCTTATTCTTGGCAGCTGCCCGTTGATGAGGTGGGCATGGAAGGGAGCAGGGTAGCTTCCCACCATCCCTGCCTTGTGGGGAAGGGTGGAGTGGatccagcacctcctgccccaggcagtGTTGGACAGAGTGCCCAGGGGGATGGGACCTGtgggcagccaggaagaaagtgcTTGAGGGGGTTGACAgtgatggatgttaggaacaaagtCTTTACCGTGAtggcagtggaacactggaacaggttgcccagggaggtggttgaggccccatccctggagctagtcaaggtgaggctcaacagggctctgggcaacctgatctagtggaagatgtccctgctgactgcagggggggttggcctggatgacctttggaggtctcttccaacccagcccagtctatgattttatgacagggtgctggggataTGTGGAGCCCATGGCCATTGAtgcccaggctgcctggggacatgTGGCCCACAGCAAGCTATGCAGAGGGTGGCTGGGGACGTGTGGCCCCACTGGACAACAAAGCAGAGAAGGCCCAGGGACACAATGGATGCCCCATGGGCATTGCTGCACAGGGTGCCCAAGGGCACATGTCCCAAGGGCAGCCATGCACAGAACATGTGGCCTCATGGCAGTGATCACAGGGTACTTGGGGACACACAACTCCATGGCCATCAGTGCCCAGGATCCATGAGACA
Encoded proteins:
- the SCARA3 gene encoding scavenger receptor class A member 3 isoform X1, translating into MREEPAGGEEEEMPTFSYRPSGRARTNCSRCQKNISLQTAVKVLYIFSALLIVAVTVLAALVFKKVDSISNNISSAQTYYEKKIISIQEDLQGLDEKTSGNCSLCHETGQLGQEITKLQGELEEIQKMLLVQEILLDRTSQTHSQLSSTSNKITREVDSCSSSIRQVNESLGQFLAQVGGWQVVTSQLDNSLKGLAQERYDVRAAVQQMNFTLGQTSDWIQVIQRKAEEETLTLQKLVTEWQNYTRLFGGLRATSAKTGELLKSIQGSAGAAARQVSQNSESMHDLVLQVMGLQLQLDNVSSFLDDHEENVNDLRYHRGYAENRTAERFQSLEGRMSSHEVEIGTIFANINATDSHVHSMLRYLDDVRLSCTLGFHAHAEELYYLNKSLSLVQGTTDLLRESYSLLSARLDFDVRNLSMVMEEMKVVDVQHGKMLKNITVLRGVPGLPGPRGIKGDVGIKGPPGLEGEKGDMGSLGSPGPQGPPGPPGYPGPQGERGPLGLKGFPGLKGAKGSYGQSGSQGQAGPKGDSGAPGPAGGPGPLGPPGPQGEPGLPGSPGAAGQAGPMGPKGDPGLRGPPGLPGPPGPPGQ
- the SCARA3 gene encoding scavenger receptor class A member 3 isoform X2, whose translation is MRAEEPAGGEEEEMPTFSYRPSGRARTNCSRCQKNISLQTAVKVLYIFSALLIVAVTVLAALVFKKVDSISNNISSAQTYYEKKIISIQEDLQGLDEKTSGNCSLCHETGQLGQEITKLQGELEEIQKMLLVQEILLDRTSQTHSQLSSTSNKITREVDSCSSSIRQVNESLGQFLAQVGGWQVVTSQLDNSLKGLAQERYDVRAAVQQMNFTLGQTSDWIQVIQRKAEEETLTLQKLVTEWQNYTRLFGGLRATSAKTGELLKSIQGSAGAAARQVSQNSESMHDLVLQVMGLQLQLDNVSSFLDDHEENVNDLRYHRGYAENRTAERFQSLEGRMSSHEVEIGTIFANINATDSHVHSMLRYLDDVRLSCTLGFHAHAEELYYLNKSLSLVQGTTDLLRESYSLLSARLDFDVRNLSMVMEEMKVVDVQHGKMLKNITVLRGVPGLPGPRGIKGDVGIKGPPGLEGEKGDMGSLGSPGPQGPPGPPGYPGPQGERGPLGLKGFPGLKGAKGSYGQSGSQGQAGPKGDSGAPGPAGGPGPLGPPGPQGEPGLPGSPGAAGQAGPMGPKGDPGLRGPPGLPGPPGPPGQ